The following proteins are co-located in the Clostridiales bacterium genome:
- a CDS encoding helix-turn-helix transcriptional regulator, with translation MNMTNWYDGSCDVINAFTIISGRWKLPILWRLSFGKTRYNELKRQVCGITNIMLTRSLQELEHHGLVERIQYSEIPPHVEYGLTEQGKKLIPGLTALRDWAKEQAEFERTL, from the coding sequence ATGAATATGACAAACTGGTATGATGGTTCCTGTGACGTTATTAATGCATTCACTATCATTAGCGGTCGGTGGAAACTCCCCATACTTTGGAGATTATCCTTCGGAAAAACGCGATATAATGAACTAAAAAGACAAGTATGCGGAATCACGAACATCATGCTTACTCGGTCTTTGCAAGAATTGGAACATCATGGACTGGTTGAACGAATCCAATATTCTGAAATTCCACCTCATGTTGAATATGGATTAACGGAACAAGGGAAAAAGCTCATACCCGGATTGACTGCTTTGAGAGATTGGGCAAAAGAGCAAGCGGAATTTGAACGAACACTTTAG
- a CDS encoding HAMP domain-containing protein — translation MPITKKERLAMNEKTLNLKNGKKVKDSSNIGKSKGTLLTKILLYIGVPILAAYGVSSFITLNTVNKTITDLTTKQLVSESEAAAKDIGGRFNEYLKITETMAQSSQLEDIVLELQPGMTADLAPSFKKAENSLSSVKAMEPDTIIEAWVADVDTNQLVLSSGYFSSPDWVAVKRPWFIQMAEANAPTMTSPYLDALTGKLVVTAVTPIYREGTNEIIGAAGLDFLLDGISETIASYQLGDTGYFILADSTGQIIYHPSKDYLNTNVKDADLSDNVKDAILGHQTGSIEYTDGNQEIHGYLSEVGNTGWTVTTALPNQEFHSTYHSLQSVTLGIIFAVLLIIGVMIVAVSRRIVTPIRQLAFIAHKLAVGDVDVETNRVNVMSDELDELAGAFAAMADNIREQSKAAERIAAGDLSVEIQARSEKDVLGFSMATVIDTLKNLIEEAGGLNAAAASGKLETRGDITRFSGGYREIISGINSTLDALIKPLKLSASYIERISTGDIPEKIEEDYRGDFNEIRNDINKCIEAIQALVEDAGGLASAAQEGRLQARADGSRHGGDFRRIVEGFNETLDSVINPLTITAGYIQQIGNGSIPEKITDTFQGDFNELKESINACIDGLDGLKESRDVLKKMSVNDYSVQVQGDYKGIFEEIASSVNGVSNRVKNSIRIINNVSIGNLEDLSELKAIGSRSDNDTLVPALVTMMRNIEALVEETGTLSEASVKGQLTVRGNTGRFQGEFEKIIDGINRTMDAVIEPINEAAAVLEQMSEGHLNVLMEGNYQGDYAKIKEALNATIGNLQVYIGEISHVLSQIGEGNLQLAIESEYKGNFVEIKNSLNGIISSLSEVLGNIGEAANQVNAGARQVSDGSQTLSQGSTEQASSVEELSASISEIASQTKQNAVNANLANELASEAKEFAEKGNAHMKEMLRSMEEINASSANISQIIKVIDDIAFQTNILALNAAVEAARAGLHGKGFAVVAEEVRNLAARSAKAVKETAELIDGSVAKAGAGTKIAKETAEALKGIVIKVGEAADLVSNIAGASNEQATGIAQINKGIEQVSMVIQNNSATAEESAAASEELSSQSEYLREMVGTFQIKGLASPAQNKQLSAPAHRKGTSASEAQFRQNSPTILLGGESDKY, via the coding sequence ATGCCAATTACTAAAAAGGAGAGACTTGCTATGAATGAAAAAACCCTCAATCTAAAAAACGGCAAAAAAGTAAAAGACAGCAGCAATATTGGCAAGAGCAAGGGGACACTGCTTACAAAAATTCTGCTGTATATCGGAGTCCCTATTCTGGCGGCATACGGAGTATCATCATTCATTACACTAAACACGGTGAACAAAACGATAACGGATCTGACGACGAAACAGCTGGTTTCTGAATCAGAGGCGGCTGCCAAGGACATCGGGGGAAGGTTTAATGAATACCTTAAAATTACTGAGACAATGGCGCAAAGCAGTCAACTGGAGGATATCGTACTGGAACTGCAGCCAGGTATGACTGCGGATCTTGCACCTTCCTTCAAAAAGGCTGAGAATTCGCTGTCAAGTGTTAAGGCGATGGAGCCGGACACGATTATCGAAGCATGGGTGGCTGATGTGGATACTAATCAGCTCGTACTTTCCAGCGGTTATTTTTCAAGCCCTGATTGGGTAGCGGTAAAAAGACCTTGGTTTATTCAAATGGCTGAAGCGAATGCACCGACCATGACCTCTCCCTATCTGGATGCTTTGACCGGAAAGCTTGTTGTAACCGCAGTTACTCCCATTTACAGGGAGGGTACCAATGAAATTATCGGTGCAGCAGGACTTGATTTCCTGCTTGATGGAATTTCTGAGACCATTGCGAGCTATCAGCTTGGAGATACGGGATACTTTATTCTTGCGGACAGTACGGGCCAGATCATTTATCATCCGAGCAAAGACTATCTAAATACAAATGTCAAGGATGCGGATTTGTCCGATAACGTGAAGGATGCAATCTTAGGCCATCAGACAGGAAGTATTGAATACACCGATGGAAACCAAGAAATTCACGGGTACCTTTCGGAGGTGGGAAATACCGGCTGGACTGTAACAACGGCACTGCCCAATCAGGAGTTTCACAGTACATATCATTCGTTGCAGAGCGTAACCCTAGGAATCATATTTGCAGTATTACTTATCATAGGAGTAATGATCGTCGCTGTTTCCAGAAGAATTGTGACACCGATCAGGCAGCTGGCTTTTATTGCTCATAAGCTTGCAGTGGGGGATGTAGACGTTGAGACAAATCGGGTTAATGTTATGAGCGACGAGCTGGATGAGCTGGCTGGGGCTTTCGCTGCAATGGCGGATAACATTCGGGAACAGTCAAAGGCTGCTGAGCGAATCGCAGCGGGTGATTTGTCGGTGGAGATTCAGGCAAGATCAGAAAAGGATGTTCTTGGATTTAGCATGGCTACGGTAATTGACACGTTAAAAAATCTGATTGAAGAAGCAGGCGGGCTGAATGCAGCTGCGGCTTCCGGCAAGCTGGAAACCAGAGGAGATATCACTCGGTTTAGTGGTGGGTATCGGGAGATTATTTCAGGAATCAACAGTACCCTTGATGCACTGATCAAACCGCTGAAGCTTTCTGCAAGCTATATTGAACGAATCAGCACGGGAGATATACCGGAAAAGATTGAAGAGGATTACCGCGGAGACTTTAATGAGATTAGAAATGATATCAATAAGTGCATCGAGGCAATTCAAGCATTGGTCGAGGATGCGGGAGGGCTTGCATCAGCAGCCCAAGAAGGCCGGCTCCAGGCTCGGGCAGACGGATCCAGGCACGGCGGGGATTTCCGAAGGATTGTAGAAGGTTTTAACGAAACGCTGGATTCTGTCATTAACCCCTTGACGATTACAGCGGGTTATATCCAGCAAATCGGTAACGGCAGTATTCCAGAAAAGATTACAGATACGTTCCAAGGAGATTTCAACGAACTCAAAGAGAGTATTAACGCTTGCATTGATGGACTTGACGGATTAAAGGAGTCCAGGGATGTCTTAAAGAAGATGAGTGTCAACGATTATTCGGTACAGGTGCAGGGAGATTATAAAGGCATTTTCGAGGAGATTGCAAGCTCTGTAAACGGAGTGTCAAACCGGGTAAAAAATAGCATCAGAATCATCAATAATGTATCGATAGGAAATCTTGAAGATTTATCGGAACTCAAGGCAATTGGAAGCCGAAGCGACAACGATACGCTGGTACCGGCTCTGGTTACGATGATGAGGAACATTGAAGCTCTGGTGGAGGAAACCGGCACACTTTCGGAAGCATCTGTTAAAGGACAGCTTACAGTCAGAGGAAACACAGGCAGATTCCAAGGAGAATTTGAGAAGATCATTGATGGAATTAACCGAACGATGGATGCTGTCATCGAGCCGATCAATGAAGCCGCAGCTGTCCTGGAGCAGATGTCGGAAGGTCACTTGAATGTACTGATGGAAGGAAATTATCAGGGCGATTACGCAAAGATTAAAGAGGCGCTGAACGCTACCATCGGAAATCTTCAGGTATATATCGGTGAAATTTCTCATGTGCTTTCTCAGATCGGAGAGGGGAATCTCCAATTAGCAATTGAATCAGAATACAAGGGGAACTTTGTGGAGATAAAAAACTCGCTGAACGGTATTATTTCATCCTTGAGCGAAGTACTTGGGAATATCGGTGAAGCGGCAAATCAGGTAAATGCGGGCGCCCGTCAGGTGTCCGACGGAAGCCAGACCCTGTCCCAAGGATCTACGGAGCAAGCCAGCTCTGTGGAGGAACTGTCTGCCTCAATATCGGAAATTGCTTCACAGACAAAGCAAAATGCGGTCAATGCCAATCTTGCAAATGAACTCGCCAGTGAGGCAAAGGAATTTGCAGAGAAGGGGAATGCGCATATGAAAGAGATGCTGCGTTCCATGGAGGAAATCAACGCATCCTCTGCTAATATCTCACAAATCATAAAAGTAATTGACGACATTGCTTTTCAGACTAATATCCTTGCGCTGAATGCTGCTGTGGAAGCAGCTAGGGCCGGCCTCCATGGCAAAGGCTTCGCTGTTGTTGCAGAGGAAGTGCGCAATCTGGCGGCAAGGAGTGCCAAAGCTGTAAAGGAAACAGCGGAACTAATCGATGGTTCTGTCGCCAAAGCAGGAGCAGGAACTAAGATTGCAAAGGAAACAGCTGAAGCTCTGAAGGGAATTGTCATCAAGGTAGGCGAAGCTGCAGACCTGGTCAGCAATATTGCTGGGGCATCGAATGAACAAGCCACAGGAATCGCCCAGATCAACAAGGGAATCGAACAGGTATCGATGGTAATTCAGAACAATTCGGCTACGGCGGAGGAAAGTGCTGCAGCGAGTGAAGAATTATCTTCTCAGTCCGAATATTTGAGAGAAATGGTGGGAACCTTCCAAATCAAGGGTTTGGCTTCACCTGCGCAGAACAAGCAACTTTCAGCTCCTGCGCATCGTAAAGGCACATCCGCTTCTGAAGCGCAATTCAGGCAAAATTCTCCGACAATCTTACTCGGGGGAGAATCAGATAAGTACTAG
- a CDS encoding ABC transporter ATP-binding protein, translated as MVGREGGVLSIRDLKMNFGAKEVLKGVNLDVDPGEIIGYIGANGAGKSTTVKIMLGLLTGYTGNVKILGKDIAEGDIEYKRRIGYVPEIAEIYDTLTAREYLTFIGALYGLAYETTEIKARKLMRLFDIEDMFDSKIAACSKGMKQKVMIIASLLHNPDILFLDEPLSGLDANSMLVVKEILARLAAQGKTVFYSSHIMDVVEKISHRIVLLNDGIVAADGSFDELKNQLREGSLEEIFNQLTGFKEHASIAEEFTAVVQGA; from the coding sequence ATGGTTGGTAGAGAAGGTGGAGTCCTTTCCATAAGGGATTTGAAAATGAATTTCGGTGCCAAGGAGGTACTGAAGGGTGTCAATTTGGACGTTGATCCGGGGGAAATCATCGGATATATCGGGGCAAACGGGGCAGGCAAGAGCACCACGGTAAAAATCATGCTCGGCCTGCTCACAGGATATACTGGAAACGTAAAAATTCTGGGGAAGGATATTGCTGAGGGCGATATCGAATACAAGCGCAGGATAGGATACGTACCGGAAATCGCAGAAATTTACGATACTCTCACCGCCAGAGAGTATCTTACCTTTATTGGAGCGCTTTACGGCTTAGCGTATGAAACGACAGAAATAAAGGCCCGGAAGCTGATGCGCCTCTTTGACATCGAAGACATGTTTGATTCTAAAATCGCAGCATGCTCCAAAGGAATGAAGCAAAAGGTAATGATCATCGCAAGTCTGCTTCATAATCCGGACATTCTGTTCTTGGATGAGCCCCTAAGCGGCCTGGACGCAAACAGTATGCTGGTGGTCAAAGAAATTCTGGCCCGCCTGGCGGCTCAGGGCAAAACCGTGTTTTATTCTTCTCATATCATGGATGTGGTAGAAAAAATCAGCCACAGGATTGTTCTTTTGAACGATGGCATTGTGGCTGCCGATGGAAGTTTTGATGAGCTGAAGAATCAGCTGCGGGAGGGGAGTCTGGAGGAAATCTTCAACCAGCTTACCGGATTTAAGGAACATGCGTCTATTGCGGAAGAATTCACTGCGGTCGTTCAGGGGGCGTAG